The genomic interval GATCGAAGTCGTTCTTGTACTTCGCGACCATATCCGTTACAACGGCAGATTGTTGATCGGCAGGTACGTTATCTACATACATCTTCATCATAGCCCCGAAGGTCTCTTGGTCGATGTCGTTGTTGATCTCTTCGAAATGCGCAGCTCCCATAGGGCCCATGGCCGCTTGAAGTTGTGCAATTTTCTCCGTGTCTTCGCTTGTTACAGCCGCTTGCAATCCGCGCAATTGGTAAGCGAAGTAGAAGCTTGCTGGACCTTGGAAAATGGCCTCGTTGAGGTATACGTTAGAAAGAGTAGTCTTGGTGAACTCTCCATAAGACGCTTCGATCATGCCAAGAGCGTCGCCGTACATGTCTTGTCGCGCGGCATCTTCTCCAACCCAAGCTGTGAAGCCTTCTTCAATAGCTACCTTTTGGTCGTATACTTTGTTTTTCTTCAACTGCTCGGTCTGGCCGATGTAGTACTTCCAGTAGTTCGCTGTTTGGGCGTAAGTAGAAGCGTACTGAATACGGGTTGCGTCATCTGCATCCATGTACTTCTTCATGATGTCCAATTTCTTGGCGCGAATGTCTACAATAGCCTGGTTTTTCACGTCCAACGCTTCTTGAATACCGTAGCTGGTCAAGTAACGATCGGTGCTGCCTGGGTAACCGAAGATCATCGCGAAGTCCCCGTTCTCCACACCGTCGATAGAGACAGGCAAGTGGTGCTTAGGTACGTACGGAACGTTGTCTTCCGCGTATTCGGCTGGCTTGTTGTCTGCTCCGGCATAAACGCGGAACATGCTGAAGTCACCGGTGTGGCGCGGCCACATCCAATTGTCGGTGTCACCACCGTACTTTCCTACAGATGAGGGAGGTGCTCCAACCAAGCGGATATCGGTAAAGACTTCATAGGTGAACTGGTAGTATTCGTTACCGGCAAAGAAATCTTTGATTTCGATCTTGTACTCGTTGTCCTCAGAGGCTGCATCGATCAATTCTTTGATCTTTCCGCGAACGGCTGCGCCGCGCTCTGCTTCGCTCATGGTATCACCTACGGCGCTAAGCACCTGCTCGGTAACATCGTCCATGCGGATGAGGAAAGTCGCTGTCAATCCTGGAATAGGAAGCTCTTGGTCTTTGGCCAAGGCCCAAAATCCGTTGGTGAGGATATCGTTTTCAACGGTAGAGTTCGAGCGAATGGCGTCGTAACCACAGTGGTGGTTGGTCAAGATAAGTCCTTGGTCCGATACGATCTCTCCGGTACAGAAGCCACCGAAGTTAACCACGGCGTCTTTGAGGCTTGAGTTGTTTACGCTGTAGAGCTCTTCAGCGGTAAGCTGCAAGCCCAATTTTTGCATATCGCGCTCGTTGAGTCGCTTGATGAGCATGGGTAGCCACATTCCTTCATCGGCCCGTAGGGCTGCAGGAAAGGCAATCAATGCCGCCAAAGCGACCAGTACGATTCTTTTCATGTCAGTAGTAATTAGTGAAATTTTCTGTTGGCCGCTAAAGGTAAGGATTTAGCGGGGTTTTTTGAAGACGGGAACCGTGGAACAGGGCTCTCCAAACATGATGCTTTTAGCCACGGGTTGCACCTTTTGAACGAAGGCAGCAAAAGCGTCATTCGGTATGGGCAAGTCGCCACATCCTTTGAGAATAATGCGTTGATCTCGGAAAGGCTCGAGGTCTAAGTCAGCAATGATTTGTTGGAAGAGCACTGACTCGAGTTGCTCTTGGCTGCCGACCACCACCTTCTTGGCATAGGGTTGCAAGGACGTGGTCATGAGCATGTAAGCCCATGTGGGTATGATGGCGTCTTCGGAACAGTGAATGGAGACGTAGGCGTCTTGGTATTGACCGAAGTCGTGGTCCTTTACAGCTTGGCGGAAGTCTTTCTCACGGAGGATGATTCCTTCGTAAAGCCAATCTTTAAGGTCAATAGAAATGCGAGGCCCGGCAGGGTAATACTCCTCCAGATTCACTGGGTGAAGGGAACTTTCCGCAACCTTATTGACGATTTCTTCAGCCATTCTTACAAGAATCCCAGTTCCAGTTTCGCTTCTTCGCTCATCATGTCTTTGTCCCAAGCAGGCTCAAAGGTAATCTCGACCTTGCTGGTCTTCACTTCTTTCAAAGTTTTGACTTTCTCCTCAACCTCGACAGGCAAGCTTTCTGCCACCGGACAGTTCGGAGAAGTCAAAGTCATGAGGATGTGAATGTCGCCTTCGTCACTGACCTGAACATCATAGATAAGTCCGAGCTCGTATATGTTTACCGGGATTTCCGGATCGTAAATAGTAGATACTACCCGGATGACATCTTCTCCTAGCTTCTGTTGTTGTTCTTCGTTCAGCAACATATCAGTTGGCTTTGCTTTGGTACGCTAAGGCGTAGAATTTCATTTGCTTGACCATGGCCAATAAACCATTTGCGCGGGTAGGTGAGAGGTGCTCTTTCAGCCCAATCTCATCGATGAAGTGCAAATCGGCATTCAGAATTTCTTCTGGAGACTCATCGGAAAGTACCTGAATGAGCAGGGAAATGATTCCCTTGGTAATGATGGCGTCGCTATCGGCCGTGAAGCGAATGGCGCCGTCATTGGTTTCGGCATTTAACCAAACGCGACTTTGGCAGCCTTTGATGATGCGGTCGTCTGTTTTGTACTTCTCCTCAATCATGGGCAGAGACTTACCGAGTTCGATCAGGTAGTCGTACTTCTGCAACCAATCATCGAACAGAGCGAACTCGTCGACGATTTCCGCTTGTTTTTCTTCGATGGTCATCAGGCAAACATGGTTTTTACACGTTTCAGGCCTTCGACCAGACGGTCAATCTCTTCACGGGTATTGTAGAAAGCGAAACTAGCCCGAACCGTTCCGGGAATCTCAAAGCGATCCATAATGGGCTGGGTACAGTGGTGTCCGGTACGTACAGCGATTCCCAATTTGTCCAAGACCATTCCCACATCATAAGGGTGAATGCCCTCAATCAAAAATGAGATTACACTGGCCTTTTGGTCCGCTTCCCCGTAGATCTTGAGTCCTTCAATTTCCGAAAGACGCGCTGTACCGTATTCCAGTAGGTCGCGCTCTTGTGCTTCGATGGCCTCCCATCCGATTTCATTCAGATAGTCTAGAGCGGTACCGAAGGCAACAACTTCGGATATGTTGGGTGTTCCAGCTTCAAACTTGTGCGGAAGGTCCGCCCAAGTGCTGTGGTCCAAGAACACTTCCTTGATCATTTCTCCACCGCCTTGGTAGGGAGGCATTTTTTCCAGCCATTCTTCGCGGCCGTAGAGAACCCCAAGTCCAGTTGGTCCGCACATTTTATGGGCTGAGAAGGTGTAAAAGTCCGCTCCGATATCCTGAACATCAATGGGCATATGAGGTGCGCTTTGAGCGCCGTCAATCAGAACGGCCGCCCCAACTTCATGTGCGGCTTCGGTAATCTCTTTTACCGGATTGATGGTGCCCAAAGAATTGCTGATGTGATTCACGGCTACAAGAGCGGTATTCTTATTCAGCATTTTGCGGAAGGTCTCTAGATCCAATTCACCCTTGTCCGAAATCGGAACGATTTTCAGTCGAGCCCCGCGCTGAGCGCAGATCAACTGCCACGGCACAATGTTGCTGTGGTGTTCCATATTCGTAATGATCACTTCCTCTCCCTCTCCGATGAAGTGTTGACCAAAGCTAGAGGCCACAAGGTTAATTCCGTCCGTGGTTCCTTTGGTGAAAATGATCTCATGCGCATGCTCGGCATTGATGTGTTTTCTCACCTTTTCGCGGGTCTCCTCAAAAGCATCGGTAGCCTTCTGGCTTAAGGTGTGGACACCGCGGTGGATGTTGCTGTTGATCTGTGTGTAGTACCGCGTAATCGCTTCAATAACGGGAGTCGGTTTCTGGGACGTTGCCGCATTATCAAAGTATACCAAGGGCTGTCCGTGGACTTCCTCAGACAGAATGGGAAAATCTTCCCGAATCTTTTCCATGTCTAAAGTCTCCGTGCTCATAGCTCGAAATCAATATCCACATTCAGTTTATTGGCAATGATGCGGTTGAGGCGCTTGCGCAGGGCCGGAATTTTCACCAGTTCCATAGCATCGTGCTTGAAGGCATATAGAAGAGCTGCCTTGGCCTCCCGATCTCCAATTCCTCGGCTTTTCAGGTAGAACAAGGCGTCCTTGTCTAACTGACCGATGGTGCATCCGTGACTGCACTTTACGTCATCTGCGTAAATCTCCAGCTGCGGTTTGCTATCAATAGTAGCCGTATCTGTCAGCAGTACGTTGTCATTTTGCTGGAAGGCATTGGTCTTCTGCGCGTCTTGACGAACGATCACCGAACCATTGAAAACACCGTGACTCTTCTCGTCGAAGATACCCTTGTAGAGTTCGTTGGATTGGCAATTCGGCACTGCGTGATCCACAGTAGTATGATGATCTACGTGCTGACGCCCGTCCAACAGAGAAATTCCGTTCAGGTTGGCTTCGGCATATTCACCCGCAAAGGTGAATCGCAGGTTGTTACGCAAAAATTGACCGCCCGTTGAAAACGTTCCAATAGACACGTTTGATCGTCCTTCTTGAACAACCGTTGTCGTGTCGATCAAGCTCGCTGAGGATACATCGTTCTGAATTTTGTACAGAGTCAGGCGTGCATCTTGATGGGCATAGATCTCGGTGACGGTGTTGGTAAACGTCACATTGTCTTCGCCGAGGCTTTGATGTCGTTCAATAAGCTCGACTTCGGCATTCTTGCCCACGACAATCAAGTTGCGTGGCTGTACCATAAAATCTCGCTCTCGAACAGAGCTGAAGTAAACGACTTGGACCGGTTTGGTAACCGTTACATTGTCTGGAACTTCAATGAGGGCACCTTCATAGGCAAAGGACGTGTTCATGGCCAAAAGCCCGTCATTTTCGTCTGAAGCAATCTTCGAGAAGTACTCTTTAACCACCGGAGTATTCCGCTCCAGTGCATCGCAGAGACAGCCTACGTGAAAGTCCTTGCTCGGTAAGTTGGAAAGCCATGAGCTAAACATCCCGTCGACAAATACAATACGATAAGAGTCAATGTCGTGCACGAAGTATTTCTTGACGTCCTTGTATTCCAATGCCTCATCGGCGTTGGGTTTGAAGGAATATTCCCGTTTGGTGATGGGAATCAAAGACGTGTACTTCCAGTCTTCGTTCTTTTGATTGGGGAAGCCCAATTTTTCGAATCGATCAAAAGCCTCAGAGCGAATCTTGTGGATGGGCGATTTAGAGTGCCCATTCAAACTCGCTTCAAAGGCCATGAAGGAGTGTATGATATCTTCTTTCAGTGCCACCTTTAAACGGTTTCTGCGAGTTCTTGTTTGATCCAGTCGTACCCTTTCTCCTCAATTTCGAGGGCCAGGCTTTTGTCTCCAGACTTGACGATTTGACCGTCCATCAAGACGTGTACAAAATCCGGGACAATGTAGTTCAGTAAGCGCTGGTAGTGTGTAATGACAATAACGGCGTTGTCTTGGCTTTTGAGTTTGTTGACCCCGTTCGCCACAATACGCAAAGCATCAATATCCAGCCCTGAGTCGGTTTCGTCAAGGATAGCCAGCTTGGGTTCGAGCATGGCCATTTGGAAGATCTCGTTACGCTTCTTTTCTCCACCGCTAAATCCTTCGTTCAAGGAGCGATTCAGGAATTTGCGATCCATCTCCAAGAGTTCCATCTTCTCGCGCATCATTTTGAGCATGTCTTTGGCAGACATTGGATCCAATCCTTTCGCTTTACGCGTCTCGTTGATGGCTGTTTTGATGAAGTTGGTTACCGTTACTCCAGGAATTTCAACCGGGTATTGGAAAGAGAGAAACACTCCTAGGTGTGCTCGCTCTTCTGGCTCCATATCAAGTAGGTCTTCTTTCAAGAAGCGAACTGAACCTCCGTCCACTTCATAGTCTTCTCGACCGGCAATAACGGAGGATAAGGTTGACTTTCCACTACCGTTAGGTCCCATGATGGCGTGAACTTCACCGGGGTGGACTTCAAGGTTGATGCCCTTGAGAATATCTTTGCCTTCAACTGAGGCTTTGAGGTTGTCTATTTTAAGCATGACTTTGTTTGCTGTTTCAATGATTAACCAACGCTTCCTTCCAAGCTGATCTCCAGAAGCTTTTGGGCTTCTACCGCGAACTCCATAGGAAGTTTGTTGAGGACTTCTTTTACGTAGCCGTTCACAATTAGGGCGATGGCCTCTTCCTCTCCTAGTCCGCGCTGCTTGCAGTAGAAGATTTGATCTTCACCGATTTTTGAGGTCGTGGCCTCGTGTTCAATTTGTGCGCTGTCGTTTTTGACTTCGATATACGGGAAGGTATGTGCCCCGCATTTGTCACCCATGAGGAGTGAGTCACATTGCGAGAAGTTCCGGGCATTCGAAGCATTCTTCATGATCTTCACCAATCCTCGGTAACTACCGTCCGAATGACCAGCGGAGATACCTTTGGCGATGATGGTACTCTTGGTGTTCTTTCCAATGTGGATCATCTTGGTCCCTGTATCCGCCTGTTGGCGATTACTGGTCACCGCAACGGAATAGAACTCACCGATGGAATTATCACCCTTCAAGATGCAAGAAGGGTACTTCCATGTTACGGCCGAGCCCGTTTCCACTTGTGTCCAGCTGATTTTTGCATTTTCGTGACAAATTCCGCGCTTGGTCACAAAGTTGTAGACCCCACCTTTTCCGTCTTTGTCTCCTGGATACCAGTTCTGAACGGTGGAATATTTGATTTCCGCATTGTCTAGAGCCACGAGCTCTACTACGGCTGCGTGTAGTTGGTTTTCGTCCCGTTGAGGTGCGGTACACCCTTCCAAGTAACTCACATAGCTGCTGTCTTCAGCCACGACCAAGGTGCGCTCAAATTGACCCGTACCCGCCGCGTTGATGCGGAAGTAGGTGCTCAGCTCCATAGGGCAACGAACACCCTTAGGAATGTAGCAGAAAGAGCCATCCGAGAATACAGCCGAGTTCAAGGCGGCGAAGAAGTTATCCGTTACGGGAACAACCGTACCTAAGTATTTGCGCACGAGCTCTGGATGCTCCTTGATGGCTTCACCCATCGAGCAAAAGATAATTCCAAGCTCACCCAGTTTTTCTTTAAAGCTCGTGGCTACAGATGAGGAATCCACCACCACGTCCACGGCAACTCCCGTCAAACGCTTTTGCTCTTCCAAAGAAATTCCCAAGCGCTCAAAAGTTTTGAGCAATTCGGGATCTACTTCTTCCAAACTATCTGGACCTTCCTTCTTCTTGGGTGCGGAATAATAGGTGATGGCCTGGTAGTCCGGGCGCTCATACTGGACTTTTTGCCAGTTGGGCTCCTTCATTTTGGACCATTTCCGAAAGGCGTTGAGGCGCCATTCCAGCATCCACTCGGGTTCTTCTTTTTTCGATGAAATCAAACGAATGACATCCTCGCTCAATCCTGGAGGAATGGCATCGTTTTCTATATCGGTATAGAAGCCGTATTTGTATTCCGAGGTGGTTACCTCTTCTAAGACTTTATTTTCGTCACTCATATCGAGTCGAAATTCAATTTAGACCGCGAAGCTTTCACCGCAACCACAGGTGCGTGAAGCATTCGGATTGTTAAAAAAGAATCCTTTGCCGTTCAGACCTCCGCTGTATTCGAGCGTTGTACCGACTAGGTACAAGAAGCTTTTCTTCTCGACCACGATCCGAATACCCTTGTCTTCAAATAGCTTGTCCGCATCGCCCATATCTCTATCGATTTTGAGCTCATACGACAAGCCCGAACAGCCGCCACTGGTAACCCCGACGCGCAAGTAGCTGTCGGTCACAGTGCCTCCTTCTTCCGCCATAAGCTGGATCAGCTTGTCTTTGGCCGTGTCAGAGACTTGAATCATAGTTGTTTATAATTAATCTAAATCTGCCGCAAAAGTACGAATTACACTGCAAACGCGCTTTCTAAGGTCAATGTTTAAATGGCTACTTTTGCCGCATGAGCATGCTTGAAGACAAAAACCCAAAACGCACTCCACTGTCGGAATTAGGCGAGTTTGGATTGATCGACCATTTGACCCAAAATTTCCCTTTGCAAAACAGCACCTCGGTCCACGGAATCGGGGATGATGCTGCCGTCATTTCTGGAGGGGATGAGAAGTCCAAAGTGGTCACCACGGATATGTTGGTGGAAGGGGTTCATTTCGATTTGAGCTACGTGCCGTTAAAGCACTTGGGATACAAGTCGATGGTCATCAATTTCAGTGACGTTTATGCCATGAATGCTGTCCCTGAACAAGTGACGGTCGGTATTGCGGTGAGTAATCGCTTTCCAGTGGAAGCGTTGGAGGAAATCTACGACGGAATGCACGCCGCTTGCACCCGATATGGGGTTGATTTGGTGGGTGGAGACACTACATCCAGCACTTCAGGTCTCATTTTGAGCATAACCGCTATTGGCTCTGCTCCGAAGGATGAGGTGGTCTTGCGATCAACGGCACAGGAAAATGACCTCCTCGTGGTTTCTGGTGATTTGGGGGGCGCTTATATGGGACTCCAAGTGCTTGAGCGCGAAAAGGCCGTGTTCAAAGAAAACCCCAACATGCAACCGGACCTTCAAGGCCACGAATACGTTTTGGAGCGGCAGTTAAAGCCCGAAGCGCGGAAAGATATTCCCGAGTTGCTGCGACAATTAGAAGTCAAACCAACGGCGATGATCGATGTAAGCGACGGATTGAGCAGCGAAGCCTTGCATCTGGCCCGGAAGAGCGGGCTCGGCGTTCGCTTGTATGAAGATAAATTTCCCATTGACCCCGGAGTGCTGCGATTGTGCGATGAGTTCCAGTTGGATCCGACCGTTCCTGTATTGAATGGGGGAGAGGATTACGAGTTGCTGTTTACCGTTCCTCAAGAAGACTTCGACAAGATCAAAGGTAATCCGGATCTCACTGTGGTAGGCCACATGACCAAGGAAGAAGCGTACTACTTAATCAGCAAAGACAGCAAGGCACATCCGCTGAATGCTCAGGGTTGGGATGCCCTTCTCAAGAAAGAAAAAGAATAATTTGACCTAACCGTGAACTTTGGGTTGACGTATCAGTTAATAGATGCGAATGTCAACCGACTACGACATTCCATAGGTTTAGGTTTTAGGTTTTGAAAATCCCTCTTGTCCCCCAGGAGGGATTTTCTATTTCTAGGCCGATTTGTCCAGAAAATCTTGGAGGGCTTGAACCGCAGCGTCCGTTTCTTCTAGATGACTCATATGTCCTGCCTGCGGCAGGATGATGGTCTCCACGCGCGACTCCTGTTCCAGAAAAGAAACCTCCCTTTGCGCATCTACAGCCGGATCCAGCATACCCACCACAGCGAAGGCATTGGGTGAAGCGGTGAACAGCTCTCGGCGATCGGGACGATCCCTCATTCCCCTCATGGCCGCTGCAATTCCACGCGGATCGGTTTGAATGGCCCACTGGGTAGCTTGCTCAATCTCTGCGGATTTCTCTTCCCGCAAATCGGCGGCAAAAAGATTGCGAACGGCCTCCTTGATAAACATCACTCGACCCTCCTCAATGGCCTTGACGGCGCGGTCGCGTTGGACCTTTTTCTCCTCATTGTCTGGATAGGCGGTGCTGTGGTAGAGCATCAGCGCCTGTACGCGCTCTGGATAGCGCTCGGCATAGGCCAATGCAGTGTATCCACCCATAGAGTGACCAATGAGCCGGACGGGTCCGGTGATTTCGGCGTCGCGAAGCGCTAATTCCACGCACTCCGCCATGAAATCCATGCTGTGCGTATTGGAAAAGGAATCCGTATTTCCGTGGCCGGGGAGATCAATGAGGATGTGGGTGCCATCGAGCCGTAGGCTCTCCCAAAGCGGCGTCCACATCAAGCTGTGCTCTAGAAATCCGTGAATCCAAATGGTGGTTCCAGAGCCCTCGTAATCGGCGCGCAGGTAAGAGACTTCTCCCTCTCCAAGGGGATAGCGGTGACTGCTGGTGGGGAAAACAGCCATGGTTTAGGCGTTCATGTATTCCTCGATTTCTTCGACCTCTTTCGGGGCTCCTTCCGTGAAGTTGATCAGGCCATTTTCGGTGATCAACACATCGTCTTCGATGCGGATCCCGATGCCCTCTTCGAGGATGTAAATTCCCGGTTCGCAGGTAAAACAGTTGCCCACTTCCATTTTCACATCCCACAATCCGTAATCGTGCACATCCAGTCCCAAGTAATGGCTGGTTCCGTGCATGAAGTACTTCTTGTACGCCGGCCATTTGGGGTCCTGATTCTTGATATCGGTTTTATCAATGAGCCCCAAGCCCAGGAGCTCGGACTCCATGAGTTTACCGACTTCTTTGTGGTATTCGTGCAGCTGATTGCCCGGGCGCAGTAGGTCCAAGGAATCTTTTTGGACACGAAGCACGGCGTTGTACACGTCTTTTTGTCGCTGTGTAAATCGCCCATTTACGGGAATCGTACGGGTGATGTCGCTCTTGTAGTTGGCCAATTCACAACCGACATCCATTAAAAGGAGATCGCCATCCTTGCACTCTTGATTGTTCTCAATGTAGTGTAGGACACAGGCGTTGGCGCCGCTGGCAATGATGGGGTCGTAGCCAAATCCGCGTGAGCGATGACTCAGAAATTCATGGGCGAACTCCGCTTCAATTTCGTACTCCATAACGCCTGGCTTCACGAACTTCATTACGCGTTTGTAGGCTTGTACGTCGAGCGCACATGTAGCCGCCATCAAAGCTGTTTCTTCCTCCTGCTTGACGCCGCGAATTTGATGCATGATGGGGTTGGAGCGATCGAATCGGTGAAGGGGGTACTGCTCTTGAATCTTCTTGCGGAAGCGGTCATCACGCGTTTCCACTTCGTTGCTTTGACGCAGGTGTTCGTTTCCGTTGAGGTATACCACGGTCGCTTCCGACATGATGGTTTTCATAATGGTCTCGAACTGATCGAGCCACTGAATATTCTGAATGCCGCTGATTTCACGAGCGCGTTCCTTGGTGAGTTTTTCACCCTCCCAAATGGCGATGTGCTCGTTGGTTTCCTTCACGAACAGAATTTCTCTGTGACTTTCGTGGTAGGCGTCGGGGAAGAGCACCAAGATGGTCTCTTCTTGGTCAGCTCCGCTCAAGTAGAAGAGGTCGCTGTGCTGAATGAACGATCGCGTACCATCCGCATTGGTCGGGTAGATATCGTTGGCATTGAAGATGGCCACGGCATTGGGTTTGATCTGCGCAGTGAAGCGTTTTCTATTCTTGACGAACAGACTGGATGGGATGGGATCGTATTTCATAGTCTTTACTTTCAGAGGTAGTGAAGACAAATCTACAATTTGACCCCGCATTTCCATAGCCCTTCCGTATGCGTTTAGAAGCAGTCTATATTAGCCTTGAACCTATTTTACAAAGCCGATGTTTTGTATCTCGAAGGGTCACGCCGTACATTTGCGTGCAAAGTGCTAAAAACCAACCCCAATGAGTAACTCTGGATTGCTAGGATCTTCGTTAGTCAAAAAATATTGGATGGCCGCGACCGGCCTGTTCCTCTGTTTGTTTTTGATCGGCCACTTGGCCGGAAACTTACAGCTCTTTATCCCCGGATATGAAGGCAAGCTGGCCTTCAATGAATACGCGGTTTTCATGACCACGAACCCGGCGATCAAATTGCTTTCATACTTGACTTATTTCTCTATTCTCTTCCACGCGGTGGATGGAATCCTTCTGACTCGCCAGAACCGGGCAGCGCGGCCTGATCGCTACGTGATGGAGAAGTCTTCGGTCAACAGTAACTGGAGTAGCCGCAACATGGCCTTCTTGGGCATTATTACGCTGGCTTACATTGTATTTCACATGGCCGATTTCTGGTATGAGTACAAATTCGGTGAGATGGCCTACATGACCAACGAATCCGGATGGGTTATGACCAAAGAAAGCGTTGCTGTTGAAGCTGGAGTAGTTCGTGATGGACACGTTTTCGATACGGCCGGAATGGATATGGGTCCAGCAATGAAGGATCTCCACGGAGAGGTGGTAGAGGCCTTCAAGGTGTGGTGGATTGTCTTGGCCTATGTGATTGGAATGATCGCTATTGCTTTCCACTTGTGGCACGGCGTACAGAGCGCTTTCCAGTCTATTGGAGTCAACCACGAGCACTACACACCGACCATCAAGAAAGTGGGCGCGGCCTTTGCCGTAGGAGTACCGGTTCTTTTCGGACTCATCCCGGTTTACTTGTTCTTTGTTTAATCTGAAGCATCCGACGATATGAAACTCGACGCGAAAATACCTGAAGGGCCACTGGCAGATAAGTGGACCATCCACAAGAACAATATTCGACTGGTGAACCCAGCCAACAAGCGCTTGATCGATGTCATCGTGATCGGAACCGGATTGGCTGGTGGATCAGCGGCAGCTTCCTTGGCGGAGATGGGCTACAATGTGAAGGCCTTCTGTTTCCAAGACTCTCCTCGCCGTGCGCACTCGATTGCCGCACAGGGAGGGATCAACGCAGCAAAGAATTATCAGAACGACGGAGACTCGGTCTACCGATTGTTCTACGACACCATTAAAGGTGGCGACTATCGCTCACGAGAAGCGAACGTTTACCGCTTGGCAGAGGTGTCCGCTAATATTATTGACCAATGTGTGGCGCAGGGGGTTCCTTTTGCCCGCGAATACGGAGGTCTCTTGGACAACCGCTCCTTTGGTGGGGTTCAGGTAAGCCGTACGTTCTACGCCAAAGGACAAACCGGACAGCAATTGTTGCTGGGCGCTTACAGCGCGATGAGCCGCCAAATCGCCAAAGGAAAAGTGGCGATGTACAGCCGTCACGAAATGTTGGACGTGGTCATCGTCGATGGTAAAGCTCGCGGAATCATAGCCCGTGACTTGGTCTCTGGAGAGATCGAGCGTCACTCAGCGCACGCCGTAGTCTTGGCCTCTGGTGGTTATGGAAACGTTTTCTTCTTG from Cryomorphaceae bacterium carries:
- the thiL gene encoding thiamine-phosphate kinase, which codes for MLEDKNPKRTPLSELGEFGLIDHLTQNFPLQNSTSVHGIGDDAAVISGGDEKSKVVTTDMLVEGVHFDLSYVPLKHLGYKSMVINFSDVYAMNAVPEQVTVGIAVSNRFPVEALEEIYDGMHAACTRYGVDLVGGDTTSSTSGLILSITAIGSAPKDEVVLRSTAQENDLLVVSGDLGGAYMGLQVLEREKAVFKENPNMQPDLQGHEYVLERQLKPEARKDIPELLRQLEVKPTAMIDVSDGLSSEALHLARKSGLGVRLYEDKFPIDPGVLRLCDEFQLDPTVPVLNGGEDYELLFTVPQEDFDKIKGNPDLTVVGHMTKEEAYYLISKDSKAHPLNAQGWDALLKKEKE
- a CDS encoding aminopeptidase P N-terminal domain-containing protein is translated as MKYDPIPSSLFVKNRKRFTAQIKPNAVAIFNANDIYPTNADGTRSFIQHSDLFYLSGADQEETILVLFPDAYHESHREILFVKETNEHIAIWEGEKLTKERAREISGIQNIQWLDQFETIMKTIMSEATVVYLNGNEHLRQSNEVETRDDRFRKKIQEQYPLHRFDRSNPIMHQIRGVKQEEETALMAATCALDVQAYKRVMKFVKPGVMEYEIEAEFAHEFLSHRSRGFGYDPIIASGANACVLHYIENNQECKDGDLLLMDVGCELANYKSDITRTIPVNGRFTQRQKDVYNAVLRVQKDSLDLLRPGNQLHEYHKEVGKLMESELLGLGLIDKTDIKNQDPKWPAYKKYFMHGTSHYLGLDVHDYGLWDVKMEVGNCFTCEPGIYILEEGIGIRIEDDVLITENGLINFTEGAPKEVEEIEEYMNA
- a CDS encoding alpha/beta hydrolase, with translation MAVFPTSSHRYPLGEGEVSYLRADYEGSGTTIWIHGFLEHSLMWTPLWESLRLDGTHILIDLPGHGNTDSFSNTHSMDFMAECVELALRDAEITGPVRLIGHSMGGYTALAYAERYPERVQALMLYHSTAYPDNEEKKVQRDRAVKAIEEGRVMFIKEAVRNLFAADLREEKSAEIEQATQWAIQTDPRGIAAAMRGMRDRPDRRELFTASPNAFAVVGMLDPAVDAQREVSFLEQESRVETIILPQAGHMSHLEETDAAVQALQDFLDKSA
- the sufB gene encoding Fe-S cluster assembly protein SufB, whose translation is MSDENKVLEEVTTSEYKYGFYTDIENDAIPPGLSEDVIRLISSKKEEPEWMLEWRLNAFRKWSKMKEPNWQKVQYERPDYQAITYYSAPKKKEGPDSLEEVDPELLKTFERLGISLEEQKRLTGVAVDVVVDSSSVATSFKEKLGELGIIFCSMGEAIKEHPELVRKYLGTVVPVTDNFFAALNSAVFSDGSFCYIPKGVRCPMELSTYFRINAAGTGQFERTLVVAEDSSYVSYLEGCTAPQRDENQLHAAVVELVALDNAEIKYSTVQNWYPGDKDGKGGVYNFVTKRGICHENAKISWTQVETGSAVTWKYPSCILKGDNSIGEFYSVAVTSNRQQADTGTKMIHIGKNTKSTIIAKGISAGHSDGSYRGLVKIMKNASNARNFSQCDSLLMGDKCGAHTFPYIEVKNDSAQIEHEATTSKIGEDQIFYCKQRGLGEEEAIALIVNGYVKEVLNKLPMEFAVEAQKLLEISLEGSVG
- a CDS encoding iron-sulfur cluster assembly accessory protein — translated: MIQVSDTAKDKLIQLMAEEGGTVTDSYLRVGVTSGGCSGLSYELKIDRDMGDADKLFEDKGIRIVVEKKSFLYLVGTTLEYSGGLNGKGFFFNNPNASRTCGCGESFAV
- a CDS encoding succinate dehydrogenase cytochrome b subunit; this encodes MSNSGLLGSSLVKKYWMAATGLFLCLFLIGHLAGNLQLFIPGYEGKLAFNEYAVFMTTNPAIKLLSYLTYFSILFHAVDGILLTRQNRAARPDRYVMEKSSVNSNWSSRNMAFLGIITLAYIVFHMADFWYEYKFGEMAYMTNESGWVMTKESVAVEAGVVRDGHVFDTAGMDMGPAMKDLHGEVVEAFKVWWIVLAYVIGMIAIAFHLWHGVQSAFQSIGVNHEHYTPTIKKVGAAFAVGVPVLFGLIPVYLFFV